A window from Cellulomonas sp. C5510 encodes these proteins:
- a CDS encoding ROK family transcriptional regulator, producing the protein MNRRDGSGPAGVAPRDSRALLLDALRRADALTQVELVAATGLSPGTVSTAVAALQAEGLVRVAPTTRSGRRARAVSLATPGGVLAGVHCYLDEARVLLDLGDGVPVERTVPLPGGHRAERAVREARAALDALLAETGTDPAAVAAVGVGVPAPVEVRTGRVAGSGVRTGWGGMVAAPGLLAPAPGVPVVFDNDGNLGALAEARLGAGRGCSTVVHVALSEGVSGGIVVGGEIVHGRTGTAGELGHLTIDPDGPVCSCGNRGCLQVYAGSAGVLDLLLASHGPMTLGDVLARAAEGDPGCRRVLSDVGRHLGTALASVCTVLDPDVLVVGGVLAEAGGLLLDPLREVLAEPTAVTSGAVVDVVAGHLGAAAPARGALLLARDAVLAGHAAAG; encoded by the coding sequence GTGAACCGGCGGGACGGGTCCGGGCCGGCCGGGGTCGCCCCGCGGGACAGCAGGGCGCTGCTGCTCGACGCGCTGCGCCGGGCGGACGCGCTCACGCAGGTGGAGCTGGTCGCCGCGACGGGCCTGTCACCGGGCACCGTGTCGACCGCGGTCGCCGCGCTGCAGGCGGAGGGCCTGGTGCGGGTCGCGCCGACCACGCGGTCCGGACGGCGGGCGCGGGCGGTGTCGCTGGCGACGCCCGGGGGCGTGCTGGCGGGCGTGCACTGCTACCTCGACGAGGCGCGGGTGCTGCTGGACCTCGGTGACGGCGTCCCGGTCGAGCGGACGGTGCCGCTGCCCGGCGGCCACCGGGCGGAGCGCGCCGTCCGCGAGGCCCGGGCGGCGCTGGACGCGCTGCTCGCGGAGACCGGGACCGACCCCGCGGCCGTCGCGGCGGTGGGCGTCGGCGTGCCCGCGCCGGTGGAGGTCCGCACCGGCCGCGTCGCCGGCTCGGGGGTGCGCACCGGGTGGGGCGGCATGGTCGCGGCCCCGGGCCTGCTCGCCCCGGCGCCCGGGGTGCCCGTGGTGTTCGACAACGACGGCAACCTCGGGGCTCTGGCGGAGGCCCGGCTGGGCGCCGGACGCGGCTGCAGCACCGTGGTGCACGTCGCGCTGAGCGAGGGCGTCTCCGGCGGCATCGTCGTCGGCGGGGAGATCGTGCACGGCCGCACCGGCACCGCCGGCGAGCTCGGCCACCTGACCATCGACCCCGACGGGCCCGTCTGCTCGTGCGGGAACCGCGGCTGCCTCCAGGTGTACGCCGGCTCGGCCGGGGTGCTGGACCTGCTGCTCGCCAGCCACGGCCCGATGACGCTGGGCGACGTCCTGGCACGCGCCGCCGAGGGCGACCCCGGCTGCCGGCGGGTGCTGTCCGATGTCGGCCGGCACCTGGGCACCGCGCTCGCGTCGGTCTGCACCGTGCTCGACCCGGACGTCCTGGTGGTCGGCGGCGTCCTCGCCGAGGCCGGCGGGCTGCTGCTCGACCCCTTGCGCGAGGTCCTGGCCGAGCCCACGGCGGTCACGTCCGGCGCGGTCGTGGACGTCGTCGCGGGGCACCTCGGCGCCGCCGCCCCCGCGCGCGGCGCGCTGCTGCTGGCGCGCGACGCGGTGCTGGCGGGGCACGCCGCCGCGGGATGA
- a CDS encoding TrkA family potassium uptake protein, protein MLVIGLGRFGSAIAGTLDRLGQDVLAVERDPELVAQWTGRIPLVEADATNPEALEQLGAREFAVAVVGVGSYLEASVLITGNLVDLGTPQIWAKAISTEHARILQRIGAHHVVLPEADAGSRVAHLVSGKMLDYIEVEDGFTIVKMKPPRETQGFTIGQSRIRERYGVTVIGVKSPGVDFVYATPDTRISANDLLIVSGHADLLERFAARP, encoded by the coding sequence ATCCTCGTGATCGGGCTGGGCCGGTTCGGCTCGGCCATCGCGGGGACGCTGGACCGGCTGGGTCAGGACGTGCTGGCCGTGGAGCGCGACCCCGAGCTGGTCGCGCAGTGGACCGGACGCATCCCGCTCGTCGAGGCCGACGCCACGAACCCGGAGGCACTCGAGCAGCTCGGTGCCCGCGAGTTCGCCGTCGCCGTGGTCGGGGTCGGGTCCTATCTCGAGGCGTCGGTGCTCATCACCGGCAACCTCGTGGACCTCGGCACGCCGCAGATCTGGGCCAAGGCCATCAGCACCGAGCACGCGCGCATCCTGCAGCGCATCGGCGCGCACCACGTCGTGCTGCCCGAGGCGGATGCCGGGTCCCGTGTCGCGCACCTCGTGTCGGGGAAGATGCTCGACTACATCGAGGTCGAGGACGGCTTCACGATCGTCAAGATGAAGCCGCCCCGCGAGACGCAGGGCTTCACGATCGGGCAGTCGCGGATCCGGGAGCGGTACGGCGTGACGGTGATCGGCGTGAAGAGCCCGGGGGTCGACTTCGTCTACGCGACGCCCGACACCCGGATCTCCGCGAACGACCTGCTGATCGTGTCGGGGCACGCGGACCTGCTCGAGCGGTTCGCGGCCCGGCCGTGA
- a CDS encoding TrkH family potassium uptake protein, protein MAGGLPGVLWSGRELVDRLARQSPARLALGVFASVVALFTVLLSMPWATASGERAPFVDALFTATSAVCVTGLVTVDTGTYWSGAGQATILVGIKIGGLGVMTLASILGLAVSRRIGLTQKLLVSSETKTTRLGEVGSLVRTVIMTSTLLEVVIALVLLPRLRVLGDSWGEAAWHAGFYAVSAFNNAGFIPTEQGLAPYASDWWVLLPIIVGVFVGSLGFPVILNVARTWRRPRRWSLHSKLTITTSAALVVFGSVVVAAFEWTNPRTFAPLSWSETLLAALFAGVMPRSGGFSTVDVGSMHEGTWLLNDALMFVGGGSASTAGGIKVTTLAVMLLAIVAEARGDRDVEAFGRRIPREALQVAIAVSLVSATIVLVACLLLLAITGLTLDVVLFEVISAFATVGLSTGITGDLPDAGKYVLTVLMFIGRTGTMTLAAALALRSRRRVIRLPEERPIIG, encoded by the coding sequence ATGGCTGGGGGTCTCCCCGGGGTGCTGTGGTCGGGGCGCGAGCTCGTCGACCGGCTCGCCCGGCAGTCGCCGGCCCGGCTCGCGCTCGGCGTGTTCGCGTCCGTCGTCGCGCTGTTCACGGTGCTGCTGTCGATGCCGTGGGCCACGGCGAGCGGGGAGCGCGCGCCCTTCGTCGACGCCCTGTTCACCGCCACCTCCGCGGTCTGCGTGACGGGCCTGGTCACCGTCGACACCGGCACGTACTGGTCGGGCGCGGGGCAGGCGACGATCCTCGTCGGCATCAAGATCGGCGGGCTGGGCGTCATGACCCTCGCGTCGATCCTCGGCCTGGCGGTGTCGCGGCGGATCGGGCTGACCCAGAAGCTGCTGGTCAGCTCGGAGACGAAGACCACCCGGCTCGGTGAGGTCGGCTCCCTGGTGAGGACCGTCATCATGACGTCGACGCTGCTCGAGGTCGTGATCGCCCTGGTGCTGCTGCCGCGGCTGCGGGTGCTCGGCGACTCGTGGGGCGAGGCCGCCTGGCACGCGGGCTTCTACGCCGTCTCGGCGTTCAACAACGCCGGGTTCATCCCGACCGAGCAGGGCCTGGCCCCGTACGCCTCGGACTGGTGGGTGCTGCTGCCGATCATCGTCGGGGTGTTCGTCGGGTCGCTCGGGTTCCCCGTGATCCTCAACGTCGCCCGCACCTGGCGCCGTCCGCGCCGGTGGAGCCTGCACTCGAAGCTGACGATCACGACGAGCGCGGCCCTGGTGGTGTTCGGGTCGGTCGTGGTGGCGGCGTTCGAGTGGACCAACCCGCGCACGTTCGCGCCGCTGAGCTGGAGCGAGACCCTGCTCGCCGCGCTGTTCGCCGGCGTCATGCCGCGCTCCGGCGGGTTCTCCACGGTGGACGTCGGCTCGATGCACGAGGGCACGTGGCTGCTCAACGACGCGCTGATGTTCGTGGGCGGCGGCTCCGCGTCGACGGCCGGCGGCATCAAGGTCACGACGCTGGCCGTGATGCTGCTCGCGATCGTCGCGGAGGCCCGCGGGGACCGGGACGTGGAGGCGTTCGGGCGGCGCATCCCCCGCGAGGCGCTGCAGGTCGCCATCGCGGTGTCGCTCGTCAGTGCGACGATCGTCCTGGTGGCCTGCCTGCTGCTGCTCGCGATCACCGGGCTGACGCTCGACGTGGTGCTGTTCGAGGTGATCTCGGCGTTCGCGACGGTCGGGCTGTCCACCGGGATCACCGGCGACCTGCCCGACGCCGGGAAGTACGTGCTCACCGTCCTGATGTTCATCGGCCGGACCGGCACGATGACGCTGGCCGCGGCGCTCGCGCTGCGCAGCCGTCGTCGGGTCATCCGGCTGCCCGAGGAGAGGCCGATCATTGGATGA
- a CDS encoding acetoin utilization protein AcuC: MTGVRVVWTPELLDYDFGPGHPMAPLRLDLTVRLARALGLLDLPGVEVVGADPASDAQLETVHEAAYVEAVRRASDSGRGDALRGIGTEDDPVFPRMHEAAARIVGGSREAALAVWRGEADHAVNLTGGMHHAMPGAASGFCLYNDAAVAIRALLADGAERVAYVDVDAHHGDGVQRAFWDDPRVLTVSVHESGATLFPGTGFPDETGGPGAPGSAVNVALPSHTQDAAWLRAIDAVVPPVLRAFAPQVLVTQHGCDAHVEDPIANLDVSVDAERLASSWLHDLAHEVSGGRWLALGGGGYAVVDVVPRAWTHLLAIAAHHPLDPATRMPAAWRAQVVELYGREGPGSMSDGADLRWTPWSAGFDPADDVDRAVRATRTAVFPLLGLDPLHD; encoded by the coding sequence ATGACCGGGGTGCGCGTGGTGTGGACCCCCGAGCTCCTGGACTACGACTTCGGACCCGGCCACCCGATGGCGCCCCTGCGGCTCGACCTCACGGTGCGACTCGCCCGGGCGCTCGGCCTGCTGGACCTGCCGGGCGTCGAGGTGGTCGGCGCGGACCCGGCGTCGGACGCGCAGCTCGAGACCGTCCACGAGGCCGCGTACGTCGAGGCCGTCCGGCGGGCCTCCGACAGCGGGCGGGGCGACGCGCTGCGCGGCATCGGCACCGAGGACGACCCCGTGTTCCCCCGGATGCACGAGGCCGCGGCCCGGATCGTCGGCGGCAGCCGGGAGGCGGCGCTCGCGGTGTGGCGGGGCGAGGCCGACCACGCGGTGAACCTCACGGGCGGGATGCACCACGCCATGCCCGGCGCGGCGTCCGGGTTCTGCCTCTACAACGACGCCGCCGTCGCGATCCGGGCGCTGCTGGCCGACGGCGCGGAGCGGGTCGCGTACGTCGACGTCGACGCCCACCACGGGGACGGTGTGCAGCGGGCGTTCTGGGACGACCCGCGGGTGCTGACCGTCTCGGTGCACGAGAGCGGCGCGACGCTGTTCCCCGGCACCGGGTTCCCGGACGAGACCGGCGGGCCGGGCGCCCCGGGCTCGGCCGTCAACGTGGCGCTGCCGTCCCACACGCAGGACGCCGCGTGGCTGCGCGCGATCGACGCGGTCGTGCCGCCGGTGCTGCGGGCGTTCGCGCCGCAGGTCCTGGTGACGCAGCACGGCTGCGACGCCCACGTCGAGGACCCGATCGCGAACCTCGACGTCTCCGTCGACGCCGAGCGCCTCGCGTCGTCGTGGCTGCACGACCTCGCGCACGAGGTGTCCGGCGGCCGGTGGCTCGCGCTCGGCGGCGGGGGGTACGCGGTCGTCGACGTCGTGCCGCGCGCGTGGACGCACCTGCTCGCGATCGCGGCGCACCACCCCCTCGACCCGGCGACGCGCATGCCGGCGGCGTGGCGGGCACAGGTCGTGGAGCTCTACGGCCGGGAGGGGCCGGGCTCGATGTCCGACGGGGCCGACCTGCGGTGGACCCCGTGGTCGGCGGGGTTCGACCCGGCCGACGACGTGGACCGCGCGGTCCGCGCCACCCGGACGGCCGTCTTCCCGTTGCTCGGGCTCGACCCGCTGCACGACTGA
- a CDS encoding helix-turn-helix domain-containing protein, producing the protein MTSEQPGRVRFLTVAEVAEVMRVSKMTVYRLLHSGEMPAVRVGRSFRVPQDALDHYLATARLDQDVDGDAGEGPRAGRLSS; encoded by the coding sequence ATGACGAGCGAGCAGCCCGGGCGCGTGCGGTTCCTCACCGTGGCCGAGGTCGCCGAGGTCATGCGGGTCTCGAAGATGACCGTGTACCGGCTGCTGCACTCCGGCGAGATGCCGGCCGTGCGCGTCGGGCGCTCGTTCCGCGTTCCGCAGGACGCGCTCGACCACTACCTCGCGACCGCGCGGCTCGACCAGGACGTGGACGGCGACGCCGGCGAGGGCCCGCGGGCCGGGCGGCTCTCGTCCTGA
- a CDS encoding 30S ribosomal protein bS22 produces the protein MGSVIKKRRKRMAKKKHRKLLRKTRHQRRNKK, from the coding sequence ATGGGCTCCGTCATCAAGAAGCGCCGCAAGCGCATGGCGAAGAAGAAGCACCGCAAGCTGCTGCGCAAGACGCGCCACCAGCGCCGCAACAAGAAGTGA
- a CDS encoding extracellular solute-binding protein, producing the protein MISAARGGAGGAALSRRSVLRGAAAGAGALAGVWALSGCGAGAPAAASDTRIQLWHLFSGGDGGIFQQMLTEVQQEDPTVGIDPVVLTWGAPYYTKLVMASVGGRSPDLAAMHLTRVAGWVPGGVLDPWDLDRLADHGVTEDLFAPALWERAVIDGQLWAVPLDFHAFLLFYDRGLADRAGLLGGDGKLVGVDSPEGFVEAGRAMAEVTGYAGVGYGYTGDGAQMSRMLWGLYAQTGAEVVLNPGERAQVDRDAMVEVVSWVQSWMDDTVAIANSDYPSAVANFSTGRVGMCFNGNWELQSFLTAGVDVDAMPMPTVFGSPATYGDSHVFVLPHQADPDPDRREAAYATVAAMLRKSLLWSDGGHIPANREVTASAAYREKVPQSHYAVAAEQAVFDPQAWFTGSGSDFQARVGEALQGAWLDKSSPEAAVDRLIAALDAALQTKPPA; encoded by the coding sequence ATGATCTCAGCAGCGCGCGGCGGAGCCGGGGGTGCGGCGCTGAGCCGGCGCTCGGTGCTCCGCGGGGCGGCCGCAGGCGCGGGAGCGCTGGCGGGGGTGTGGGCGTTGAGCGGGTGCGGGGCGGGTGCGCCGGCGGCCGCCTCGGACACCCGGATCCAGCTCTGGCACCTGTTCTCCGGCGGTGACGGGGGCATCTTCCAGCAGATGCTGACGGAGGTGCAGCAGGAGGACCCGACGGTCGGCATCGACCCCGTGGTGCTCACCTGGGGTGCCCCGTACTACACGAAGCTCGTGATGGCGTCGGTCGGCGGCCGCTCCCCGGACCTCGCGGCCATGCACCTCACCCGGGTGGCGGGCTGGGTGCCCGGCGGGGTGCTGGACCCGTGGGACCTGGACCGCCTCGCGGACCACGGCGTGACCGAGGACCTGTTCGCGCCGGCCCTGTGGGAGCGGGCGGTCATCGACGGTCAGCTCTGGGCGGTCCCGCTCGACTTCCACGCGTTCCTGCTGTTCTACGACCGGGGGCTCGCCGACCGGGCGGGGCTGCTGGGCGGCGACGGGAAGCTCGTCGGCGTCGACTCCCCGGAGGGCTTCGTCGAGGCGGGCCGGGCGATGGCCGAGGTCACCGGCTACGCGGGCGTCGGCTACGGCTACACCGGCGACGGCGCACAGATGTCCCGGATGCTCTGGGGCCTGTACGCGCAGACCGGGGCGGAGGTCGTCCTCAACCCCGGCGAGAGGGCCCAGGTCGACCGCGACGCGATGGTCGAGGTCGTCAGCTGGGTGCAGTCCTGGATGGACGACACCGTGGCGATCGCGAACAGCGACTACCCGTCGGCCGTCGCGAACTTCTCGACCGGCCGCGTCGGCATGTGCTTCAACGGCAACTGGGAGCTGCAGTCGTTCCTCACCGCGGGCGTCGACGTGGACGCGATGCCCATGCCGACGGTCTTCGGCTCGCCCGCGACGTACGGCGACTCGCACGTCTTCGTGCTGCCGCACCAGGCGGACCCCGACCCCGACCGTCGAGAGGCGGCGTACGCGACCGTGGCGGCGATGCTCCGCAAGTCGCTGCTGTGGTCGGACGGCGGGCACATCCCGGCCAACCGGGAGGTCACCGCGTCCGCGGCGTACCGCGAGAAGGTGCCGCAGTCGCACTACGCGGTCGCGGCGGAGCAGGCCGTCTTCGACCCCCAGGCGTGGTTCACGGGCTCGGGGTCGGACTTCCAGGCGCGCGTCGGGGAGGCGCTCCAGGGCGCCTGGCTCGACAAGTCGTCGCCCGAGGCCGCCGTCGACCGGCTGATCGCCGCGCTCGACGCCGCCCTGCAGACCAAGCCGCCGGCGTGA